A genome region from Brassica oleracea var. oleracea cultivar TO1000 chromosome C2, BOL, whole genome shotgun sequence includes the following:
- the LOC106326935 gene encoding AP2-like ethylene-responsive transcription factor AIL6, which produces MAPMTNWLTFSLSPMDMLRSSDQSQFVSYDASSAASSSPYLLDNFYGWTNQKPQEFFKDEAQIAASMADSTILTTFVDPQTHYHNHIPKLEDFLGEVRYSDNSQTETQDSSSLTHIYDPRHHQNQNQTGFYTDHNHEFKTMAGFQTAFSTNSGSEVEDSASIGRTHLAGEYLGHVVESSGGPELGFHGGANNGGALSLGVNVNNSNHRTSDDHTQITEHHYRGNNNGERTNNEKTVSEKEKPVVAVETSDCSNKKIADTFGQRTSIYRGVTRHRWTGRYEAHLWDNSCRREGQARKGRQVYLGGYDKEDKAARAYDLAALKYWNATATTNFPITNYSKELEEMKHMTKQEFIASLRRKSSGFSRGASIYRGVTRHHQQGRWQARIGRVAGNKDLYLGTFATEEEAAEAYDIAAIKFRGINAVTNFEMNRYDVEAIMKSALPIGGAAKRLKLSLEAAEQKPILGHQHQLHHFQQQQQLQHQSSPNHSSINFAQSQMIPCGIPFEAAALYHHQQQQQQQNFFQHFPANVRATDSTGSNNNSNVQGSMGLMAPNQAEFFLWPNQSY; this is translated from the exons ATGGCTCCGATGACGAACTGGTTAACGTTTTCACTGTCACCAATGGACATGTTGAGGTCATCTGATCAGTCTCAGTTCGTTTCCTATGACGCCTCTTCCGCCGCCTCCTCTTCTCCTTATCTCCTCGATAATTTCTATG GCTGGACAAATCAAAAGCCTCAAGAGTTTTTCAAAGATGAAGCTCAAATAGCAGCTTCTATGGCGGATTCAACAATCCTAACAACGTTCGTGGACCCACAAACTCATTATCACAATCACATCCCAAAGCTCGAAGACTTTCTCGGTGAAGTGCGTTATTCCGACAACAGCCAAACCGAAACACAAGACTCTTCTTCCCTCACTCACATCTACGATCCACGTCACCACCAGAACCAAAACCAAACCGGGTTTTACACGGATCACAACCACGAGTTCAAAACCATGGCCGGTTTTCAAACGGCCTTCTCGACTAACTCCGGTTCGGAAGTTGAAGACTCAGCTTCCATCGGGAGGACTCATCTCGCGGGAGAGTATTTGGGACACGTGGTGGAATCTTCCGGTGGTCCGGAGCTTGGTTTTCACGGTGGAGCTAACAACGGAGGAGCTTTGTCACTTGGTGTTAACGTTAACAACTCTAATCACAGGACTAGTGATGATCATACTCAGATCACTGAGCATCATTACCGAGGAAATAACAATGGTGAAAGAACCAACAACGAGAAGACGGTTTCTGAGAAGGAGAAGCCTGTTGTGGCTGTGGAGACATCAGATTGTTCTAACAAGAAGATCGCTGATACGTTTGGACAAAGGACTTCCATCTACAGAGGAGTTACAAG ACATAGATGGACGGGAAGATATGAAGCTCATCTATGGGATAATAGCTGTAGGCGAGAAGGTCAAGCCAGGAAAGGACGTCAAG TATACTTGG GTGGATATGACAAAGAAGACAAGGCAGCTCGAGCTTATGATTTAGCAGCTCTTAAGTACTGGAATGCTACTGCTACCACCAATTTCCCT ATTACAAACTACTCAAAAGAACTAGAGGAAATGAAGCACATGACCAAACAAGAGTTCATTGCTTCTCTTAGGAG GAAGAGTAGCGGATTTTCTAGAGGAGCCTCAATATACAGAGGTGTGACAAGGCATCATCAACAAGGACGTTGGCAAGCAAGGATAGGCCGTGTAGCCGGGAACAAAGATCTTTACCTAGGAACATTTG CAACGGAAGAGGAAGCAGCCGAGGCATACGACATAGCAGCGATCAAATTCAGGGGAATAAACGCTGTAACAAACTTTGAGATGAACCGTTACGACGTTGAGGCCATCATGAAGAGTGCACTTCCCATTGGTGGTGCAGCAAAACGTCTTAAGCTCTCTTTAGAAGCTGCAGAGCAGAAACCAATCCTCGGTCATCAACATCAGCTCCACCATTTCCAGCAGCAACAACAGCTTCAGCATCAGTCCTCTCCCAATCACAGTAGCATTAACTTCGCTCAGTCTCAGATGATTCCATGTGGGATCCCTTTTGAAGCTGCTGCTCTCTACCATCATCAACAGCAGCAGCAGCAACAGAACTTCTTCCAGCATTTTCCGGCGAATGTTCGAGCTACTGACTCGACCGGTTCTAATAATAACTCCAACGTTCAAGGTTCAATGGGACTTATGGCGCCGAATCAGGCTGAGTTCTTCCTCTGGCCTAACCAGTCTTACTAG